CGGCAAACATATCGGCGAAGGACGCAGAGCCGGATTTAAAGCCATAGGTGGCGGAGTTGGCAATGTTGTTACCAATGACATCGAGGTTGGTGGCCGCAGCATCTAGGCCGCTGACCGCTTGTGAAAAGGCCATGACTTACTCCTGATAAGTGTTTTGGCTTAGATAATCTGCCGTACTTCGTCGAGTGTGGTGGTACCGTAAGTACCTAAATCCAGTGTGCTACCGTTGCTGCCGCGGGTAACACCTTGCACCAGTGCAAACTGCAGCGGCTGGGCAACCAGCTGTGTTGCGCCAGAGCTGGCGGCGATAGAGACTTTATAAGAGCCATCGGGTGCCGCTGTTCCATCCGTCATCTTGCCGTCCCAACTGAAGGTGTGGACACCGGCAGTCAGCGAGCCAATATCGATAGTGCGCACCACGGTACCGTCTTTGCTGGTCACGGTAGCGGTCACTTTATCGGCGGCTTGCGTTAGTTCCACGCCAAACGGCGTTGAAGTTTCTTTACCCACCAGAATGGTCTGTCCCGGGATCATCACGCCATGCCCAATCAGGCTTGCTGCCTGCAGTGACTGGCTGTTGTCGATCTGTCCGGAAATCGAACCGAGGGTGGTGTTCAGTTTTTCAATCCCGCTCACGGTGCTGATTTGCGCCAACTGAGTGGTCAGTTCGTTGTTCTGCAGCGGGTTAGTCGGGTCCTGGTTTTTCAGTTGCGCGACCAGCAGCGTCAAAAAGCTGCCTTGCAGGTCGGATGCACTGTTTGTCCCGGTTGTGCTGGTGTTGTTACTGGTTGAGGAGACACCGTTATTTGTCGGGTCATCCACTCTTACGGCGATAGACATGCGCGTCTCCTTTACTGTCCGAGCGTGAGGGTTTTGAGCA
This genomic interval from Kosakonia sacchari SP1 contains the following:
- the flgD gene encoding flagellar hook assembly protein FlgD is translated as MSIAVRVDDPTNNGVSSTSNNTSTTGTNSASDLQGSFLTLLVAQLKNQDPTNPLQNNELTTQLAQISTVSGIEKLNTTLGSISGQIDNSQSLQAASLIGHGVMIPGQTILVGKETSTPFGVELTQAADKVTATVTSKDGTVVRTIDIGSLTAGVHTFSWDGKMTDGTAAPDGSYKVSIAASSGATQLVAQPLQFALVQGVTRGSNGSTLDLGTYGTTTLDEVRQII